In the genome of Candidatus Promineifilum breve, the window TGCGGGCTTCGTCCATGGCGCTCACCCGTCTTGCGGCCGGCGCACGGCCACGGCCTTGCCCGTGCCGGTTACTTTGAATTCCCAGAAGCCGTGGTGGGCGCTCTCGACCAGCGGCCGGCCCAGATCGCCGCGCCGAACCACGGCGCAGCGCCCGCCGAGCAGGTTGATCGTCCGCCGCAGCCCCTCGCTGTGGCCCGCGCCGCCGAACGATTCCCGATCCAGCAGCAGGACGTGGCATTCGATGCCGCGCCGGTCGAGACTGGTCAGTTCGGGCAGCCAGGCGGTATCGGCGCTGGGGGTGATGATGATGGCCGCCGCGCCGCGCCGCGCCGTGTCGCCGAATTCGCGCAGCGCCCGCGCCAGGTCGATCTCCCCGTCGGCTTGCAGCAGGGCCAGGGCGCGGAGGATGCGCCATTGCTGCCCCTCGCCCAGGCCAGGCGTGACGATTTGCGGCGCGCGGCCATAGGCGGCCAGGCCCACGCCGCGCGTTTCGCCCAGGGCGCGGGCGGCCAACGACGCCGCCAGCAAGACGGCGTACTCCTCGGTGCCCGCCGCGCCCTCGCCCAATTGGGTCGCGGCCTGGGCGTCGAGCAGCAGCCAGATGTCGCCGGCGGCGTCGCGCTCGAACTGGCGCACGTAGAGGGCATCGCGGCGGGCGCTGGTGGGCCAGTGGATCCAGCGGTAGGGGTCGTCGATGTGGTAGTCGCGCACGGTGGCGGCGTTGACGGTGGCCCGCCGCACGCGCTCGCGGCTGCGGGCGCGCCCCTCGGCCCGGCCGGGCGGCAGGGGGATGGCCGGCGCGGCGTGGATGGGGGGATGGATGATGATCTCCTCGGCCGCGTCGTAGCGGCGGGTGACCTGGAAAATGCCGAAGGGATCGCCGCTGATGATGGCCCACGGCCCGAGGTGGTATTGGCCGCGCCGGCTGCAAATAGAGCCTTGCCGCCAGCGCGCCCGGTCGCCCGTCCCCACCGCCCGCACTGCCCCCACGCGATAGCCGGGCACGTTCGATTCATCCTGGATTTCGACCCACAGCGCGGGCAGCCCGGCGCGGTTGACGAGGGTGAACTCCTCTTCCAGCCGGTCGCCGACGGCTACCCAGCCGTATTGCAACCGCCGCTCCGCCTCCAGTCCGCGGGCCAGACTGCGCGCCCAGAGCAGCGCGACCAGCATCAGACCCAGCACGGCCACCAGCAACGTCGTCCAGATGCGGTCGGGCAGGAGCAGCGCCCCGGCCAGCAGCCCGGCCAGCCACAGGAAGGGCAGCCGCCGGCGCACGGTCAGGCGGGCCGGCGCGTTGCCCAGCAGGGCGCGGTTGGCGCGGTCGGCCCACTTGTCCCAAAGTCGTGGCGGCGCGGCGACCATGGGGGCATTGTGCCACAAGCGGCGCCGGGCGTCTACATTGGTGGAAAACGGGAGAATTAAACACGGATGGGACACGGATGCCACGGATTTTACGGATTGAACTCAATCCATTGGCTTCTACTTGGTGATAACAGGAAGAATTAAACACGGATGGGACACGGATGCCACGGATTTTACGGATTGAACTCAATCCGTTTGATCCGTTTAATCCGTGTCCCATCCGTGTTTAATTCTTCTACAACCCGGAAAACCAATCGCGCAAATCGCGCATCCCCTCGGCCGTCAGCTTGTGGCCGGTGGCGTATTCGCGGTAGGTCAGGTCGGCGCCGCTGTGACGCAGCAGGGCGGCGGCCCGTTGCGACTGCTCATAGGGCACGGTCTTGTCCTCCGTGCCGACGGCCCAGAAGGCGGGGCGGCCCGACAGGCGACCGGCGATCTCCTCTTCCGTCGCGGCGGGCGCGAAGCCGACCAGCCCGGCCACGCCCCGTGCCAATGCCGGCTCGCGCCAGGCGGCGGCCAGCGACACGGCCGCGCCCTGACTGAAGCCCAACAGGTAGAGCCGGTCGGGGTCGGCGTTATAGAGGCGGGGCAGGGCGTGGATGAAGCGGGCCAGCGCGGCCACGGCGGAGTCGAACCCGGCCAGGTCGGGCCAGCCGTCGTTGGGTTGGATCTGCCAGGAGAACAGATCGCCATCGGCCAGCGGCGCGCGCGGGGCGACGACCAGCCACGGCCGGGGAATGGCCCGGCGAAAGACCCACATCACGTCCTCGTCGCCGCGACGGCCGTGGACCATCACCACCGTGGGATACGGCCCGGCCCCGTCCGGCGTTTGGACGCGATAGGCCAACCCGGCCTCGTAAAACTCAGGGCCATCCTGGACTAATTTGGGGGGATTTGACTCGACCATACGGTGTGTAGGTAAAAAAAATGAGGTGGCAGTAAGACGGGCGTCCTACTGCTCACCTCTGGGGGGGGAGCCAATTACTAGTATACTCAGATCAATCCATTTGTCAATAAGGAAGATAATAATCATAAAAATCCAGTAAATTGTCGTAGGGATTGACCCGACAAAAGACCTATATTAGGATTCATTCCATGCCGCCAGCGCGCCCAATGGTTGAAAGAATCGCCGATTTCAGCGCCGAATGCCGCCGCCACGTCGCCGGGG includes:
- a CDS encoding DUF58 domain-containing protein — protein: MWHNAPMVAAPPRLWDKWADRANRALLGNAPARLTVRRRLPFLWLAGLLAGALLLPDRIWTTLLVAVLGLMLVALLWARSLARGLEAERRLQYGWVAVGDRLEEEFTLVNRAGLPALWVEIQDESNVPGYRVGAVRAVGTGDRARWRQGSICSRRGQYHLGPWAIISGDPFGIFQVTRRYDAAEEIIIHPPIHAAPAIPLPPGRAEGRARSRERVRRATVNAATVRDYHIDDPYRWIHWPTSARRDALYVRQFERDAAGDIWLLLDAQAATQLGEGAAGTEEYAVLLAASLAARALGETRGVGLAAYGRAPQIVTPGLGEGQQWRILRALALLQADGEIDLARALREFGDTARRGAAAIIITPSADTAWLPELTSLDRRGIECHVLLLDRESFGGAGHSEGLRRTINLLGGRCAVVRRGDLGRPLVESAHHGFWEFKVTGTGKAVAVRRPQDG
- a CDS encoding alpha/beta hydrolase, whose product is MAYRVQTPDGAGPYPTVVMVHGRRGDEDVMWVFRRAIPRPWLVVAPRAPLADGDLFSWQIQPNDGWPDLAGFDSAVAALARFIHALPRLYNADPDRLYLLGFSQGAAVSLAAAWREPALARGVAGLVGFAPAATEEEIAGRLSGRPAFWAVGTEDKTVPYEQSQRAAALLRHSGADLTYREYATGHKLTAEGMRDLRDWFSGL